GTCCTTGATAAACGAGATAAATATAACCACCTGGATACgacaatgaaaaaatatcaacaagTTGAGTTTTTTGAAACTCTGATCTGATTTTTTATATCCATTTttagatttacttcaaattatcTGTCTCGTTATTATTTGAAcgataaatttatattgaaaacatatgcatGCGATACTTGTACTTATTTATGTTTTCCATGAAGTGAAGTGTTGGTCCTGTttgctgtatttttttattttatgtatcaGCGTATTTTCAAGATAATTGTTACAAAAGATCGTCCATTCACAATTCAAATTACTGTGTGGTCTAGTTCGCAATTAAATAAAGCACCTGTGAAGCAGTTCATTTGTAACTGTTTGTAAATTTTAATCgtttcattttaattaattaaaagatgTCACTCGACAACACTTAATTAAGACGGGGTGTGGTAAGCGAACGCAATTCCGGCTTGGGGAGAAAACGTGGATACtatttctttcattaaatttaacatgCAGCGTTATAactgtttcatttttaaatacgATCTTCACTAAAATTGATTTTCCAAATCAAACTAAAAATGTTAAATCCCATAAAGGTATATACTATATAAAAACGTTAAAACTGTTGTGGTAATCCTAAttcaaaataaagaagtgaaactccagctgctggagcagtattgaatgttcattaaaaacaattagttggtcctttatttaaggcaagtgaactattgcccaaacagtacaaaacagcacaatacagcacaatacaaaccaacataaacacaaaatatgaataaagctggggccaAAGACTAATCTGacactaaatataaaaaaaaaatgtagtaTAAGGTTTTTAACAACGCAGGAAAGCCTTGTTTTACATCAAAACTTAAAAAGAATCCCGTCAGGCGGGAATACTCCTCCCGCATCAACCCCGTCCGCGGCCCCTATGTTTCTTAGCTTCCTACGAGCCTAAAAGGTGTGCCACTATATTTCTTGGAATGACCATTCTAAGTTACTTACACGATTCCAATCGCATTTGTCGTCGAAAAAACAAGACTCGCATTGcacaacaatgttttattagaaAATGCAACCAGGAAAGAACCAACGAAGCATGGCCAATGTGagaaattataaataattgtactCTCTTTTTACTAGTATATATACTTTTTAACacttgtatttaaatacaatatctGCATTCCAGATGTATCATAAAAAAGGATTTCAATTTGTATAAGTCTTCAGTTTATACTTGGTTGTTAATTGTTGGTTGTTGATAAGTTATTATCATTTTTTGAAGAAACAATCCCGCGCGACACACCGATAACCAACATGAATGAAATACAATTAAACTATATATAGCAGCATCATTAAAttgtatacatatgtatataatacatgcaTTATATACCATTACATACTtctattctgtcaaaaaacatatgtatatatgtcaaGCAGATATGCGTGAAAACTCTTAAATTTAACAAaccaatataatattaaaatattaccaTTAAGTCGAAACATAGAGAAACATAACTAGTGTCTCCTTCTTCACGAAGTGTAGTATGGTGCACGTCTTTATCTTGTTGTTAAAGATGAATCAATGTGCCAGAAAATGAAGTGTATCTTTGCGAATCTGCGTACAACGTGGTCGATCCTGTCGAGCGCACCCAGACCTGGTGTCCCATGGCAACCGATGATGATACCTGCATAGTCACACATGGATAATTAGCAAAACCACCAGCAGGATAATCACTGTGAGATGACCTCTGTAGTGTCTTGCCTTGGTGCACGATTTCAAGGTAAGCATATGTCGTGCCATAAACACAATACTGCGCACTGAACTGATACATTCCAGAGACGGAGGCAGTGGACTTTCCAGTTGAAGAATCATACACTTGACCTTCGTTGACCTCCACCGACGGGAAGACAACATCCTGGTTATATGATAGGTATGTTTTAGAGTTCGTAATTCGCGCACGGAAGTATATTGTAAGGACTTTTAACTGGTCTgaaataaagcaaatatattctCAACAACACTGTAAAGGCACATAAGATTATGTTTTATGGAGATTATGAAATTCTGTATAAGCTCGCAGATGTTagattatttagtaaaataaatgttgtttttaaatattattgagatggattatgtaataataaatgagaaaaaaacgcCGTAATTGTTTATTAACtgcaaaaaacacaaacacatttcaaCATCGACATCTTTTACGACgttatatttgcatttatttggaaattattatttgtgtgcatattatacggaataccgttagtgccattgtggttacacattaaaatccgcAGGGCGACAATGctatagtgcgatagtacgatggcgacaatgcgatagaacgatggcgacaatgcgatagtgcgatgccGACACTGCGACAGTGCggacaatacgatggcaacagtgcgatagtacaatgaccacaatgcgataaaacgatgccgacagtacgacaacacgatgccgacagtacgacaacgcgatagtacgatggcgacaatacgatagtcatatcgtattgtcgccatcaaATCATCGCATTGTcggcatcgtactatcgcgttatcgtactgtcgtcatcgtattatcgcattgtcgccatcgtactatcctGTTAttgtactgtcgtcatcgtataattgcattgtcgccatcgtactataccactgtcgtcatcgtactgtcgcattgtcgtatATCGCCTTCCGGTCCACATGCGCACATCGTATTTTTCCTAGATAGAGCCATTTTTAAAAATGCTTTACATTTCGGCATACCTTACATCAATTCTATAACTTAATaagaatttgatttcattataacAGTAACCACTTTCAAAGTACATCTTTATAAGGTAATCTGTTTTTTTTCTGCAATACGAATAGTTTGTATACCGGAAGGCGatagtcgacaatgcgatagtacgatggcgacaatgcgatagtacgataatacgatgacgacagtgcgacaaaaacgatggcgacaatgcgacagtacgatgacgacaatgcgacagtgcgacaatacgatggcgacagtgcgatagtacgatggcgaccatgcgataatacgatgacgacagtacgatgactgtcgcattgtcgccatcttactaccgcgttttcgcattgtcgccatcgttctatcgcattgtcgccatcgtgctatcgcatagtcgccatcgtactatcgcattgtcgccctctagATTTTAATGTGCAACCACGATggcccttacggtattccgtaatattATGAATATCAATAGTCAAGATAATGACTAAGCCGTACCACTACACTGTATAACGCAATCCTCTTACATCAACATAAATAAGGCTAGCTGAGCCGTTTGcttttcaaattattattgaatcaaaatgtGTGCTTAAAAAGGCATTTCAACGGTTAATTAAGACATGTATTTAAACAGCGAATATTTCCCATTTAACCAATATATGTCTTTAGTTACTATGACACATTGAATACTTTTGCATAAGGGAAATCATATTCGttgttaaaacaatatgtttttatacaagCCTCTAAAAGGAGTTGGATAGAACTATCATATATTTCGAATAACTAATGAACTAGCTGTTcgaaaaaacaacacttatcaTGGTAGAAAATATTCTAACCCCAATATACTCCGTTTCAACCACTTAGCCTATCAATCgtaattatttgaatgaaacaACAATTGGTGAATCAAATGACCAGGGTTGTTTGTTCCGAGATTAAATTGGAATTTTCCAAAATTTATCACAAATCGGGAAAGGTCTATTCACACCTAGCAAAATCGCACTTTTCTATGAGTTAgcctattatcaatatatatatatattcaatatatcaatatattatgTTACACTGCCTACTACGAGAtcttgttttcaatatattaaacagTTTCTCTTTAAAATTGCACGCATCGATAGTTTTTGCTCAATATTCTGCATCATTGTATCACCGTAAAGTGTTGGTGGAATGCAATTCCATCCGGGCCCGGCTAGCATAACTGATAGATTTAGGGGATTAATGCTGGTTTAGTGATTGGAAATACCAACATGGTCACATACTTTGTAAATGAATTGGTCATAAGTTTGAGTAAACAAATGTGTACAATAATACAATGCTACGACTGAACAATATCGTATTCCTGTTTGTCTTACACAGTATATAATACACAGAAATAAATGTGGGAAGAGTGTCTATTTTAagattgtaaaaataatattgtacaCAGTCACACACAAAACGCATTTAAAAATGTATGACTAAGAACATGATTCGCATATTAATCATGTCTGTATTGTTGTTTACGTATTATAGTCAGTGTGTGTATCTTGACGAATGTGAACCTTATAATATAACACGGTATTCAAATAAGAATAATCTCATACATTTAACAATAGTCAATCTGTGCATCTATCGATGTAACTGGAGATTTAGTATCATTATATACTTTTCAGTGAAGAAGTATATTTGAACTCTGTATATTTAGGGAAAAAAAATATCAGAGAAATTTTGAGATATTTTCACTGGAATTGTCAGTTACTCCTCTTTACGGGTGTAAATGAGTGGAGAATATTCATATATAAGTGTTAACAAAAATGCATGAAAAATCACGAAAACTAGCATTTAACTACAACGACGTACACATTAGAACTGTGTCACATTTTCCCCATAATACAAGTTGATGAAAAATATGTTTGGCATATTTTACGAGTCATTTTGGTGACTTTATTATACAAAGAACGTGTGGCGTTTTAGTGTATCTTGCgtattttaatgtaattattgTATGAGGAATTCCGAGTTTCACTTAATTTCACACTCACGAATTAcaccattcaacacctaaaacATTATTCCGTAGATTAACTACATGTGGATTGTTGTCTTAGTGTTCGAGTCCGTTTTTACGCATTTTAACTATATGTGTATTGATGTTTAAGGGTTCGAGTCTGTTTGTATATCTTGTCGAATGTGAATAGTATACAATCTTCCAGAAATATAATTAGAATATTTTTAACACTCATTAATCTGTGTTTCTTTGTTTGTTAAGTATTATTTAATGCTTTTCAGTAAATTATACGATGTTATTGGTGAAGAAATTAATATCAGTGCAAGAATAAATTATCCAATATCTAATAATTTTCAATTGAATGAATATATACGATAACTCGCAATAAATTGTCATCAACATTAATAGCTTGACCTTTAAAAGCGCCATTTGGATTGCGTCATTATAAACATAGACGTATGACTTTAAACCATATCACGTGTAGTTTTATTTATGTTGTGTATGTGAGCATTCGGTGAATATTTTAGTTGTGGTTGAAGATGATTTATTTTCACGACAATTGTGATCATTTTCTTTGTCTATATTACCACTCCTGaaataaaatgtgataatttaTCGCAAGCCACACACAAATAACCTTTCTGTGAGCAACTTTCcaaacaaatcaaaattaaaacCCACCTATCACATACATGGTATAAACCTGATTTGAATTCGTACCTTTGAGAAGGTGGATTTCCTTTACGAGTTGCTGCACCGCCACTGTAGCATTTGCTTTTATGTCTGAAGCAGCTTTGACCATGGTACCCACACTTGTAGCTAACGTCGAGTTTATATTGTTAGAAGAATTGTTAATAAAATCACTCATTGCAGACTCCATTTCGATTTGCTTCTTTTCAATAACTGCCAAGGTAGACTCCACTTTTACTTTTCCATCTTCTAACCGCTGTAATGCATCCACAACTTTGGCGTTCGTTTTTCTGAAATCACTAAGAGTGGTTTCTAGAGCCAATTCGTTTCTTAAAACTCTTTGTAGTAAACGCTCTCGTAGTCATATTTCGAGCATGCAGGGCTCGATGGCTCTCGTGCACATATGACGACAATCACGTTAAAAAGCAGGCACAAATTCTTCCACTGTAGATGCATAGTGAATATTTGCTACTTTATTCAACAAACTGAACCCGAGAAGTGAAGCCTCGAACGGTCCGATACTATCTGGACTGTTCAGCAACAAACTGGGATATATATCACGACATCGGTTTATTTCGCATAGCGGTATTTTCGACGACTGCGCAGGTTCCGTTGTAAACATACGATCTGCGCATAGTCAGCGGAAGTCaagtttcatatatatatttgatacatACATAATTCATTCAACCATTAACTAATTAACGATTTCATAGCTATACGGACGGTAACTATTTTTTTCGTTCCGATTCGGTGTTCTTATGCCTTTAAATAAATCTATAAAGGTCACCAGTCATGAATTAAGTTTTACTCTATTTTACACCAACTCCAATTTATGACAGATCGTCTGCTTTACACGCACTACACTCCATAGTAGGCACTTGCTATTCATGGTGTAATTGTAGTATACTGTTCAACATAAAAGGGCGACACTAGCTTGAAAATTATTAGCatggttttaattatttatgaagaTATTTCATCAGTCAAGAAAGTGTTCACTTGTACATAAGTTTTAAACATATGTATGTTGCAATCATTACGTTCTTTCTAGAGCCCATTCAAGAAAGTATGACACTGGTGTTCTGATTGAGGCATAGCAAGCTGTAATAGAATATGGCATTCCTGTTGATAGAGCAGCAAAGATATTTGCAGCGCCCCAAAaccatattaaaatatattatgaaaGGTCAGGGCAAGACAAATGCCCAAACCATGCAAAACAAATACAAAGACCAAGTGAGTTTGGGTCGAACGAGTTAAAACCTTATGTGAATATCCATtttaaaatgatgaaatataATAACCTTGTCACTTggtttctgataaaaaaatatttacacactaTTTGTTATTGCAAACAAATCTGAATGTTAGCTTTCTGGGACTGCCACTACAGCCGTTTGTGCACGTGGTAAGAGAAATACGATGACATTTCAAAGTTACCTAAATGACAGTTATCTGCATAAAGAGAGTTTTTATGTGAAATATTTAGATTAAAACGAATTGTGCAAATAAAATCCCCAAACAAATCACAATTCAAACATATACAAAGACGCGCACGTCTTTGCAAAATTATGTGCACCGAATGAAAGAATTTGGATAATGTATAGACACAGGCAAGAGATTCAATTGGGCTGAAAAGTGTTCGTGAGACATAGCCGAACTGCAAATCCTGGACAGAGgacctcttgttttttttatgacgCAAACTCTAGCATCCTTCTCATATCACAACTACTTATGAAAGAGTGTAGATGGTTTGATGTAATGAGAATGCCTAGGGTCCATGAAATAGACAAAACAGTTATTTAATGTACAAGGTTGATGATAATGAATGGTGAGCACGGAATATTTAGCTTGTTGTGGTAGagacaagttaaaaaaaacatgttttcgtgTCTCAACCATTTCCTTGAATGTCATATCGCAACGagtattgctgctgctgctgacgacgacgacgacgacgacgatgatgatgatgatgatgatgatggtgatgatgatgatgatgatgatgatgatgatgatgatggtgatgatgatgatgatgatgatgatgatgataatgatgatgatgatgatgatgataataatgatgatgatgatgatgattatgatgatgatgatgatgatgatgatgatgatgatgatgatgatgatgatgatgatgatgatgatgatgatgatgatgatgatgatgatgatgatgatgatgatgatgatgatgatgtgatgatgatgatgatgatgatgatgatgatgatgatgatgatgatgatgatgatgatgatgatgatgataataatgat
This is a stretch of genomic DNA from Dreissena polymorpha isolate Duluth1 chromosome 7, UMN_Dpol_1.0, whole genome shotgun sequence. It encodes these proteins:
- the LOC127838689 gene encoding uncharacterized protein LOC127838689, with amino-acid sequence MESAMSDFINNSSNNINSTLATSVGTMVKAASDIKANATVAVQQLVKEIHLLKDQLKVLTIYFRARITNSKTYLSYNQDVVFPSVEVNEGQVYDSSTGKSTASVSGMYQFSAQYCVYGTTYAYLEIVHQGKTLQRSSHSDYPAGGFANYPCVTMQVSSSVAMGHQVWVRSTGSTTLYADSQRYTSFSGTLIHL